The proteins below come from a single Rhodococcus sp. WMMA185 genomic window:
- a CDS encoding FHA domain-containing protein yields the protein MDRSAESRLSYSDREGHHHSVSLSPASARVTIGRSAGSDLLLTDDDEVSRLHAVLECVGTHWTILDDGLSRNGTFVNGERLSGRRRLRQGDNIRIGGTVIRYLEFGATGDEATRMGMEIPDVRSLTDTQRAILTALCRPYKHGAAFANPASNQQIAQELFLSVDAIKTHLRALFAKFGVGDLPQNQKRVSLAERAMRSGIINQRDL from the coding sequence GTGGACCGAAGTGCAGAGTCTCGACTGAGCTATTCCGACCGGGAGGGTCACCACCACAGCGTGAGCCTTTCGCCCGCCTCCGCGCGAGTCACGATTGGGCGCTCCGCGGGGTCCGACTTGCTCCTGACCGATGATGACGAGGTCTCACGACTCCATGCCGTGCTCGAGTGTGTCGGCACTCACTGGACCATCCTCGACGACGGACTCTCTCGCAACGGCACGTTCGTAAACGGCGAACGACTCTCCGGACGTCGTCGGCTTCGACAGGGCGACAACATCCGAATCGGCGGAACCGTGATTCGATACCTCGAGTTCGGCGCCACGGGCGACGAGGCCACCCGGATGGGCATGGAGATACCCGATGTTCGATCACTGACCGACACTCAACGTGCGATCCTCACGGCACTGTGCCGGCCCTACAAACACGGCGCGGCCTTTGCGAATCCCGCCTCGAATCAGCAGATCGCGCAAGAACTCTTCCTCAGCGTCGACGCGATCAAGACCCATCTTCGAGCATTGTTCGCCAAGTTCGGTGTCGGCGACCTTCCGCAGAATCAGAAGCGGGTCAGCCTCGCCGAGCGGGCCATGCGCAGCGGAATCATCAATCAACGCGATCTGTGA
- a CDS encoding DUF503 domain-containing protein, producing the protein MYVGALELDILLGDVRSLKEKRAMVKPVLAELRRYGVAAAETGEQDRFRRSMLGVSMVSSAVDHIHEVLDTCERHVAELPELQLLAVRRRIFGPED; encoded by the coding sequence TTGTACGTCGGTGCGCTCGAGCTCGACATTTTGCTCGGTGACGTGCGATCTCTGAAAGAGAAGCGTGCAATGGTCAAACCGGTTCTGGCCGAGCTGCGCCGTTACGGTGTTGCGGCTGCCGAGACTGGGGAGCAGGACAGGTTCCGACGGTCGATGCTCGGCGTGTCGATGGTGAGTTCGGCGGTCGATCACATCCACGAGGTGCTCGACACATGTGAACGGCACGTCGCCGAGTTGCCGGAACTGCAACTCCTTGCCGTCCGTCGAAGGATTTTCGGCCCCGAGGATTAA
- a CDS encoding metallophosphoesterase family protein, giving the protein MTPKLMAVSDIHVGHRGNRPITEDIYPDSPEDWLIVAGDVSEKTDDIRWALKLLRSRFAQVIWVPGNHELWTTAKDPVQIYGVARYDYLVTMCREIGVITPEDPFPVWHAEDGPITLVPMFLLYDYTFLPDGALTKEEGLSIAREANVVATDEFLLSSEPYGTRDAWCRARVEATRARLDALPAGTRTVLINHFPLVREPTRVLWYPEFSLWCGTELTADWHTRYGAVCAVYGHLHIPRTTYYDGVRFEEVSLGYPREWQRRGLPDRLLRQILPVPEYPPGTLNKWGGHFKVTPEQEAAVEKMRARRNL; this is encoded by the coding sequence GTGACACCCAAATTGATGGCGGTGAGTGACATCCATGTGGGGCATCGTGGAAACCGGCCGATCACCGAGGACATCTACCCGGATTCGCCCGAAGACTGGTTGATCGTCGCGGGCGACGTGTCGGAGAAAACGGACGACATTCGCTGGGCGTTGAAACTCCTACGCAGCCGCTTCGCCCAGGTCATCTGGGTTCCGGGCAACCACGAGCTGTGGACGACGGCGAAGGATCCGGTGCAGATCTACGGCGTTGCCCGCTACGACTACCTCGTCACTATGTGCCGCGAGATCGGCGTCATCACTCCCGAGGACCCGTTCCCGGTGTGGCATGCGGAAGACGGTCCGATCACGCTGGTCCCGATGTTCTTGTTGTACGACTACACGTTCTTGCCCGATGGCGCCCTGACGAAAGAGGAGGGTCTGTCGATCGCCCGCGAGGCGAACGTGGTGGCTACCGACGAATTCTTGCTCTCGAGCGAACCGTATGGAACCCGGGATGCGTGGTGTCGCGCCCGGGTCGAGGCGACTCGGGCACGATTGGATGCTCTGCCCGCTGGGACGCGAACGGTCCTGATCAACCATTTTCCATTGGTGCGTGAGCCGACTCGGGTGCTGTGGTATCCGGAATTCTCGCTGTGGTGTGGCACCGAACTGACCGCAGACTGGCACACGCGTTACGGTGCCGTCTGTGCCGTGTACGGGCACCTGCACATCCCGCGTACCACCTACTACGACGGAGTCCGCTTCGAAGAGGTTTCGCTGGGCTACCCGAGGGAGTGGCAGAGGCGGGGTCTTCCCGACAGGCTGCTGCGGCAGATCTTGCCCGTGCCCGAGTATCCGCCTGGAACATTGAACAAGTGGGGAGGGCACTTCAAGGTAACCCCCGAGCAGGAAGCGGCGGTGGAGAAGATGCGGGCGAGGAGGAACCTGTGA
- a CDS encoding YlxR family protein, with protein sequence MVQHELPDPARVRPGSPVRTCIGCRERALAVDLLRVVVGESGPKGHVLTPDPRRRLPGRGAWLHPDQACLSLAERRRAFGRALRVSGSLDTSVVDHWILAGHTPRAVPLEQNRHKHS encoded by the coding sequence ATGGTTCAGCATGAGCTTCCCGATCCTGCGCGCGTGCGCCCCGGTTCGCCGGTGCGTACTTGCATAGGATGTAGAGAGCGCGCGCTGGCTGTCGATCTACTCAGGGTCGTGGTAGGTGAAAGCGGGCCGAAAGGCCACGTACTCACCCCGGACCCGAGGCGCAGGCTTCCCGGACGAGGTGCGTGGTTGCACCCCGACCAGGCTTGCTTGAGTCTCGCGGAACGACGCCGAGCCTTCGGCAGAGCACTACGGGTATCCGGCAGTCTCGACACGTCAGTCGTCGATCATTGGATACTGGCAGGGCACACACCCAGAGCAGTACCTCTCGAACAGAACAGGCACAAGCACTCATGA
- a CDS encoding DHH family phosphoesterase: MTNIQETSASELSHREVQLPQAIARLENATSATILCHVQPDADTIGSGLALALVLERKGIPVQVAFGAPDELPESMREFPGTHLLVPASQVRRNVDLLVTMDCGSAGRLGKLADRLENAGETLVIDHHRSNTRFGNMNLIDDSAESTTAVVAQMFDLWGVDIDADLAHCLYAGLVTDTGSFRWVQPGTHTLAERLLDTGIDGARIARRLLDTHPFGWLPMLSEVLASATLMPEAAGGRGLVFAVIRQADIGDLRSEEVESVIDIVRTTSEAEVAAVLKEATDGSWSVSLRSKSDVDVSRVARYLGGGGHRFAAGYTSTGTSSEIVTSLVDSLG; encoded by the coding sequence ATGACCAATATCCAGGAGACGTCGGCGTCCGAGTTGAGTCACCGCGAGGTGCAGTTGCCGCAGGCGATCGCCCGTCTCGAGAACGCAACGTCGGCAACGATTCTGTGCCATGTCCAACCGGATGCCGACACGATCGGGAGCGGGCTCGCCCTGGCGCTGGTGCTCGAGCGCAAGGGAATCCCGGTGCAGGTCGCGTTCGGTGCACCGGACGAGTTGCCCGAGTCGATGCGTGAGTTTCCGGGTACCCACCTGCTGGTTCCGGCAAGTCAGGTGCGCCGCAACGTCGATCTGCTGGTCACCATGGACTGCGGCAGCGCGGGGCGTCTCGGCAAGCTCGCCGATCGTCTGGAGAACGCGGGTGAGACGCTGGTGATCGACCACCATCGATCCAACACGCGGTTCGGAAACATGAACCTGATCGATGACTCGGCCGAGTCGACCACTGCTGTCGTGGCACAGATGTTCGACTTGTGGGGCGTGGACATCGACGCCGATCTCGCGCACTGTCTGTATGCCGGCTTGGTAACGGACACCGGTTCGTTCCGCTGGGTACAGCCCGGCACGCACACTCTCGCCGAAAGGCTTCTCGACACCGGCATCGACGGTGCTCGTATCGCCCGGCGCCTCCTCGACACCCATCCCTTCGGCTGGTTGCCCATGCTTTCGGAGGTGCTCGCGTCGGCGACTCTCATGCCCGAAGCGGCAGGGGGACGCGGACTGGTTTTCGCGGTCATTCGGCAGGCCGACATCGGGGACCTCCGCTCCGAGGAGGTCGAGAGTGTCATAGATATCGTCCGGACCACCTCGGAAGCCGAAGTAGCCGCAGTCCTCAAGGAAGCTACAGATGGTAGTTGGAGTGTGTCGCTGCGGTCGAAGTCGGACGTGGACGTCTCTCGCGTAGCCAGGTATCTCGGTGGCGGCGGTCATCGGTTCGCCGCCGGTTACACCTCAACGGGAACATCCAGTGAGATAGTGACGTCGTTGGTCGATTCGCTCGGCTGA
- the truB gene encoding tRNA pseudouridine(55) synthase TruB, with protein sequence MSAREKPSSGLVGAGLLIVDKDAGITSHDVVARCRKLLDTRKVGHAGTLDPMATGVLLLGVERATKMLGLLALTTKAYTATIRLGQATTTDDAEGETVAEADASGVTDEEIAAAVDAQTGDIRQIPSSVSAIKVDGRRAHALIRAGEAVELDARPVTVSRFDVVSRRTEGTFVDLDVEVECSSGTYVRALARDLGIALIGVGGHLTSLRRTRVGPFTLEHACTLEQLAKEPRVSLDIDAAAQTAFPHRQIDADEAESISQGRWLEPIGIKGVYAAIDPRGHTIALLQERGKRASSVMVVRPATLR encoded by the coding sequence GTGTCTGCGCGTGAAAAGCCCTCTTCCGGTCTCGTCGGTGCCGGACTGCTCATCGTCGACAAGGACGCGGGAATCACCAGCCACGACGTGGTGGCCCGATGTCGGAAGCTGCTCGATACCCGAAAGGTCGGCCACGCCGGCACTCTCGACCCGATGGCCACCGGAGTTCTGCTCCTGGGAGTGGAGCGGGCAACGAAGATGCTCGGGCTTCTTGCGTTGACAACGAAGGCGTACACCGCCACGATCCGATTGGGGCAGGCCACCACCACCGACGACGCTGAAGGCGAGACCGTCGCCGAAGCCGATGCCTCCGGCGTGACCGACGAGGAGATCGCCGCCGCGGTGGATGCGCAAACCGGGGACATCCGCCAGATTCCCTCGAGTGTCAGTGCGATAAAGGTGGACGGAAGGCGAGCGCATGCGCTGATCCGAGCGGGCGAGGCGGTCGAACTCGACGCCCGGCCGGTCACGGTGTCGCGGTTCGATGTCGTCTCCAGGCGTACGGAGGGAACGTTCGTCGACCTCGACGTCGAGGTGGAGTGCTCCTCCGGGACATATGTGCGGGCGCTGGCGCGCGATCTCGGTATTGCGCTGATAGGCGTCGGCGGACATCTGACCTCACTGCGTCGAACTCGTGTCGGACCTTTCACGCTCGAGCACGCATGCACCCTCGAGCAACTGGCGAAGGAGCCGAGGGTGAGCCTCGACATCGACGCCGCCGCGCAGACCGCGTTCCCGCACCGGCAGATCGATGCGGACGAGGCCGAATCGATAAGTCAGGGCCGGTGGCTCGAACCGATCGGAATCAAAGGCGTCTATGCCGCCATCGACCCGCGTGGGCACACGATCGCCCTGCTCCAGGAGCGAGGAAAACGCGCCAGCTCCGTCATGGTGGTGCGGCCCGCGACCTTGAGGTAG
- the infB gene encoding translation initiation factor IF-2, whose protein sequence is MAGKARVHELAKELGVTSKELLATLKEQGEFVKSASSTVEAPVARRLRESFPSETSTDASKTSTDSAAAPAAKPGAAAPSARATSAKPGAPRPGPKPAPRTPAAPATPAATSEAQAPAAPAASAATPAAPASSAPKPGRPTPAKPAPPAAPTPPTAAKPAPPAAPTPSAAPKPAPPAASAPPSTGAKPGGPRPGPKPPRIGNNPYSSAPAERPAPRPAPGQGGPRPTPGQGGPRPTPGQGGPRPTPGQGGPRPTPGQGGPRPTPGQGGPRPSPGSMPPRPNPGAMPARSARPAPGGRSGRPGGAPGGRPGGGGYRGGGAPGAGAGAPGGGAPAGGFRGRPGGGGRPGQRGAAAGAFGRPGGAPRRGRKSKRQKRQEYDSMQAPAVGGVRLPRGNGETIRLARGASLSDFAEKIDANPAALVQALFNLGEMVTATQSVNDETLELLGSEMNYVVQVVSPEDEDRELLDSFDLTYGEDVGGEEDLESRPPVVTVMGHVDHGKTRLLDTIRKANVREAEAGGITQHIGAYQVLTELDGSERLVTFIDTPGHEAFTAMRARGAKATDLAILVVAADDGVMPQTVEAINHAQAADVPIVVAVNKIDKEGANPAKIRQQLTEYGLVTEEYGGDTMFVDISAKQGTNIDALLEAVLLTADAALDLRANPDMDAQGVAIEAHLDRGRGPVATVLIQRGTLRVGDSIVAGDAYGRVRRMVDEHGDDVLEALPSRPVQVVGFTSVPGAGDNLLVVDEDRIARQIADRRNARKRNALAARSRKRISLEDLDSALKETSQLNLILKGDNSGTVEALEEALHGIEIDDEVQLRVIDRGVGGVTETNVNLAAASNAIIIGFNVRAEGKATELANREGVDIRYYSVIYQAIDEVEKALKGMLKPIYEEVELGKAEIRAMFRSSKVGNIAGCLVTSGIVRRNAKARLLRDSTVVAETVTISSLKREKDDAVEVREGYECGLTLTYSDIKVGDVIEVYELREKPRD, encoded by the coding sequence GTGGCAGGCAAGGCCCGCGTGCACGAGTTGGCCAAAGAACTCGGTGTCACAAGTAAAGAACTACTCGCAACGCTCAAGGAGCAGGGCGAGTTCGTCAAGTCGGCGTCCTCCACCGTGGAGGCGCCCGTCGCGCGTCGTCTGAGGGAGTCGTTCCCGTCGGAGACGTCGACGGATGCATCGAAGACGTCGACGGATTCAGCGGCCGCTCCGGCGGCCAAGCCGGGTGCGGCCGCGCCGAGCGCCCGGGCTACCTCCGCGAAGCCGGGTGCACCCCGGCCCGGTCCCAAGCCCGCACCGCGGACACCGGCTGCCCCCGCGACTCCTGCGGCTACATCTGAGGCGCAAGCTCCGGCTGCGCCTGCAGCGAGCGCTGCAACTCCGGCGGCACCGGCTTCGAGTGCCCCCAAGCCCGGTCGTCCCACGCCTGCGAAACCCGCACCCCCGGCGGCGCCCACGCCTCCGACTGCGGCAAAACCCGCGCCCCCGGCGGCACCCACGCCCTCGGCAGCGCCGAAACCCGCACCCCCTGCCGCTTCGGCTCCTCCGTCCACGGGCGCCAAGCCTGGTGGCCCACGCCCGGGACCGAAGCCTCCGCGCATCGGGAACAACCCGTATTCCTCGGCCCCGGCCGAACGCCCGGCCCCTCGCCCCGCTCCGGGTCAGGGTGGTCCTCGTCCGACTCCGGGTCAGGGTGGTCCTCGTCCGACTCCGGGTCAGGGTGGTCCCCGTCCGACTCCGGGTCAGGGTGGTCCTCGTCCGACTCCGGGTCAGGGTGGTCCTCGTCCGACTCCGGGTCAGGGTGGTCCCCGTCCGAGCCCGGGCTCGATGCCTCCCCGCCCCAACCCGGGCGCGATGCCGGCCAGGTCGGCGCGCCCGGCCCCTGGCGGCCGTTCCGGTCGTCCAGGTGGAGCTCCCGGCGGTCGTCCGGGCGGCGGTGGATACCGCGGCGGCGGTGCCCCCGGTGCGGGTGCTGGAGCCCCTGGTGGCGGCGCTCCCGCAGGTGGATTCCGCGGTCGTCCCGGTGGCGGTGGACGCCCCGGCCAGCGTGGTGCCGCGGCCGGAGCATTCGGCCGTCCCGGTGGCGCCCCGCGCCGCGGTCGCAAGTCGAAGCGGCAGAAGCGTCAGGAATACGATTCGATGCAGGCGCCCGCTGTCGGCGGTGTGCGGTTGCCCCGTGGCAACGGCGAGACCATTCGCCTAGCTCGCGGTGCTTCCCTGTCCGACTTCGCGGAGAAGATCGACGCGAATCCGGCAGCATTGGTGCAGGCGCTGTTCAACCTCGGCGAGATGGTGACGGCGACGCAGTCGGTCAACGACGAGACACTCGAGCTGCTCGGCAGTGAGATGAACTACGTCGTCCAGGTGGTGAGCCCCGAGGACGAAGACCGGGAACTGCTCGACAGCTTCGATCTCACCTACGGCGAGGACGTGGGCGGCGAAGAGGACCTCGAGTCCCGCCCGCCGGTGGTCACCGTCATGGGCCACGTCGACCACGGTAAGACCAGGCTGCTCGATACGATCCGCAAGGCCAACGTCCGCGAGGCCGAGGCGGGCGGTATCACCCAGCACATCGGTGCCTACCAGGTGCTCACGGAGCTCGACGGCAGCGAGCGTCTCGTGACGTTCATCGACACCCCCGGTCACGAAGCCTTTACGGCCATGCGTGCCCGCGGTGCCAAGGCCACCGACCTCGCGATCCTGGTCGTCGCCGCCGACGACGGCGTCATGCCGCAGACGGTGGAAGCGATCAACCACGCCCAAGCGGCCGACGTGCCGATCGTGGTGGCGGTCAACAAGATCGACAAGGAGGGCGCCAACCCGGCCAAGATCCGGCAGCAGCTCACCGAGTACGGGCTGGTCACCGAGGAGTACGGCGGAGACACCATGTTCGTCGACATCTCGGCGAAGCAGGGCACCAACATCGACGCACTCCTCGAAGCTGTTCTGCTGACAGCGGATGCAGCCCTGGACCTGCGAGCGAATCCCGACATGGATGCTCAGGGTGTGGCCATCGAGGCGCACCTCGACCGTGGCCGCGGTCCCGTCGCGACCGTGCTGATCCAGCGCGGAACGCTACGGGTCGGCGACTCGATCGTCGCCGGCGACGCATACGGTCGTGTGCGTCGCATGGTCGACGAGCACGGCGACGACGTCCTCGAGGCGCTGCCTTCCCGCCCGGTCCAGGTGGTCGGCTTCACGTCGGTTCCCGGAGCAGGCGACAACCTGCTTGTGGTCGACGAAGACCGAATCGCCCGTCAGATCGCCGACCGGCGCAATGCGCGCAAGCGCAACGCACTGGCTGCGAGGAGTCGTAAGCGCATCAGCCTCGAGGATCTGGATTCGGCTCTCAAGGAGACGTCACAGCTCAACCTCATCCTCAAGGGCGACAACTCGGGAACCGTCGAGGCCTTGGAGGAGGCCCTGCACGGCATCGAGATCGACGACGAGGTGCAGTTGCGCGTCATCGACCGCGGTGTCGGTGGGGTCACCGAGACCAACGTCAACCTGGCCGCTGCGTCGAACGCGATCATCATCGGGTTCAACGTCCGTGCCGAGGGCAAGGCGACCGAGTTGGCGAACCGCGAGGGCGTCGACATCCGGTACTACTCGGTGATCTACCAGGCTATCGACGAGGTCGAGAAGGCCCTCAAAGGCATGCTCAAGCCGATCTACGAAGAGGTCGAATTGGGCAAGGCGGAGATCCGTGCGATGTTCCGTTCCTCCAAGGTCGGCAACATCGCTGGTTGCCTCGTCACTTCGGGGATCGTCCGTCGCAACGCGAAGGCCAGGCTGCTCCGTGACAGCACGGTGGTTGCCGAGACCGTCACCATTTCCTCGCTCAAGCGGGAGAAGGACGACGCGGTCGAGGTGCGCGAGGGCTACGAGTGCGGTTTGACGCTCACCTACTCCGATATCAAGGTCGGCGACGTCATCGAGGTCTACGAGCTTCGGGAAAAGCCGCGTGACTAG
- the npt gene encoding 4'-phosphopantetheinyl transferase Npt gives MIERILPPGVVASELFEDPPGLRPHPQEEALIGRAVEKRRREFTSARHCARLAMAKLGVEPGPILRGDKGSPIWPRGVVGSLTHCDGYRGAALGHSMQVRSLGIDAEPHEALPDGVLGAISLEVERAWLSDTDASDRWRADGGGRLHRDRLLFCAKEATYKAWFPLTQRWLGFEDAHITFEYSGDGTGTFHSDLLISGETVTGPPLASFDGRWLVTDGLIITAIVET, from the coding sequence GTGATCGAGAGGATCCTGCCGCCCGGTGTCGTGGCCTCGGAGCTGTTCGAGGACCCGCCGGGGCTACGTCCACATCCGCAGGAGGAGGCCCTGATCGGGAGGGCAGTGGAGAAACGGCGTCGAGAGTTCACCAGCGCCCGGCATTGCGCTCGCCTGGCCATGGCGAAGCTGGGGGTCGAACCGGGCCCTATTCTGCGCGGTGACAAGGGTTCCCCGATATGGCCGCGGGGGGTGGTCGGAAGCCTCACTCACTGCGACGGCTATCGCGGAGCTGCGCTCGGCCACTCGATGCAGGTACGGTCCCTGGGAATCGACGCCGAACCACACGAGGCGCTGCCCGACGGCGTATTGGGCGCGATCAGCCTCGAGGTCGAACGCGCATGGCTGTCGGACACCGACGCGTCTGACCGGTGGCGTGCGGATGGCGGCGGCCGGCTACACCGCGACAGGCTGCTGTTCTGTGCGAAGGAGGCCACATACAAAGCGTGGTTCCCGCTCACGCAGCGATGGCTCGGGTTCGAGGACGCGCACATCACCTTCGAATACTCGGGGGACGGCACGGGCACGTTCCACTCGGATCTTCTCATCTCGGGAGAGACCGTTACCGGGCCGCCGTTGGCGTCTTTCGACGGACGGTGGCTGGTCACCGACGGGTTGATCATCACCGCGATCGTCGAAACATAG
- the rimP gene encoding ribosome maturation factor RimP: MPVPSKERVTELISDLVQGQGYDVEDVAVTLAGRHSAVRIMVDSDSGLQLDAVAKLSHEISEVFDSVSDFGESPYTLEVTSPGIDRPLTHERHWRRARGRKARIDLAHETVVGRIGAVDGGSVSVVVGSRTGLDIRRVQIRDVHKAVVQVEFSKPDPRELELAGGIPEGRVAPADTEASDDGEVEELDK, from the coding sequence ATGCCGGTTCCATCCAAGGAGAGGGTGACGGAGCTCATCTCCGATCTAGTTCAAGGCCAAGGCTACGACGTGGAGGATGTCGCCGTCACTTTGGCGGGACGGCACAGCGCGGTTCGGATCATGGTGGACAGCGACTCCGGACTCCAACTTGACGCGGTCGCGAAGTTGAGTCACGAAATTTCCGAAGTCTTCGATTCGGTCTCCGATTTCGGCGAGTCCCCGTACACGCTCGAGGTCACCTCTCCCGGCATCGACCGACCACTAACTCACGAGCGGCACTGGCGCAGGGCCCGTGGCCGGAAGGCGCGCATCGACCTCGCGCACGAGACGGTGGTGGGCCGGATCGGCGCGGTCGACGGTGGATCGGTATCGGTGGTAGTCGGTTCGCGTACGGGCCTCGACATTCGCCGTGTCCAGATCCGTGACGTTCACAAAGCTGTTGTGCAGGTGGAGTTCTCGAAACCCGATCCACGAGAGTTGGAGCTGGCCGGGGGAATTCCCGAGGGCCGCGTGGCGCCCGCGGATACAGAGGCGTCGGACGATGGAGAAGTAGAGGAGTTGGACAAGTGA
- the rbfA gene encoding 30S ribosome-binding factor RbfA: MVDPARARKLAKRIGTIVATAIDHEIKDPRLEFVTITDTKVTADLHDATVYYTVMGADLDTEPDLVTAAAGLEKAKGVLRSKVGAGTGVRFTPTLKFVADTVPDTARHMEELLARARAADEEVARAAAGATPAGDPDPYKEPRVEDGDDVDAPSGSRRAD; the protein is encoded by the coding sequence ATGGTGGATCCCGCCCGGGCACGCAAACTCGCCAAACGTATCGGCACCATCGTCGCGACCGCGATCGATCACGAAATCAAGGACCCCAGACTCGAGTTCGTCACCATTACCGATACGAAGGTGACCGCCGACCTTCACGACGCCACGGTGTACTACACCGTCATGGGAGCCGATCTCGATACCGAACCGGATCTAGTGACTGCGGCGGCCGGTTTGGAGAAGGCGAAGGGGGTTCTGCGCTCCAAAGTGGGTGCAGGCACAGGTGTCAGGTTCACACCGACGTTGAAGTTTGTCGCCGACACGGTCCCCGACACGGCCCGTCACATGGAGGAACTCCTCGCTCGTGCCCGGGCCGCCGATGAGGAAGTCGCGCGGGCGGCAGCCGGAGCGACTCCGGCGGGAGACCCGGACCCGTACAAGGAGCCTCGGGTCGAGGACGGAGACGACGTCGACGCGCCGTCCGGTTCCCGCCGAGCGGACTGA
- the nusA gene encoding transcription termination factor NusA: protein MNIDIKELRAIEADKGISIETVISTLQTALLTAYRHTEGHQAHARIDVDTKSGVVRVMAHDVDSEGNMIGEEWDDTPEGFGRIAATTARQVILQRLRDAEHERSFGEYVTHEGEIVGGVVQRDSRANSRGMVVVRIGSEAAGAEGLIPPAEQVPGENYEHGERLKCYVVGVARGQRGPQITLSRTHPNLVRKLFALEVPEIADGSVEIVAVAREAGHRSKIAVQSRVQGLNAKGACIGPMGQRVRNVMSELAGEKIDIIDFDDDPAQFVANALSPSKVVSVTVVDAQARAARVVVPDFQLSLAIGKEGQNARLAARLTGWRIDIRSDAAPGPDAADGPAATSH from the coding sequence GTGAATATCGACATCAAGGAGTTGCGCGCCATCGAGGCGGACAAAGGCATCTCGATCGAGACGGTCATCTCGACCCTTCAGACGGCCCTGCTGACTGCCTATCGGCACACCGAAGGGCATCAGGCGCATGCGAGGATCGATGTGGATACCAAGAGTGGCGTCGTGCGTGTGATGGCGCACGATGTCGACTCCGAGGGGAACATGATCGGGGAGGAGTGGGACGACACTCCGGAAGGATTCGGGCGGATCGCCGCGACCACCGCCCGTCAGGTCATCCTCCAGCGTCTACGCGACGCCGAGCACGAACGCAGCTTCGGTGAATACGTCACGCACGAAGGTGAGATCGTCGGTGGCGTCGTGCAGCGCGACTCGCGGGCCAACTCCCGCGGGATGGTCGTGGTGCGGATCGGCAGCGAGGCGGCCGGGGCAGAAGGGCTGATACCGCCGGCGGAACAAGTCCCCGGTGAGAACTACGAGCACGGCGAGCGGCTCAAGTGCTACGTAGTCGGTGTAGCCCGCGGCCAACGTGGACCGCAGATCACGTTGTCGCGTACCCACCCGAACCTCGTCAGGAAGCTGTTCGCGCTCGAGGTCCCGGAAATCGCAGACGGTTCCGTGGAGATTGTCGCCGTCGCCCGCGAGGCCGGGCACCGGTCGAAGATCGCGGTTCAGTCCCGAGTTCAGGGGTTGAATGCGAAGGGTGCCTGCATCGGCCCGATGGGGCAACGCGTGCGCAACGTGATGAGTGAACTCGCCGGTGAGAAGATCGACATCATCGACTTCGACGATGACCCAGCCCAGTTCGTCGCCAACGCGCTGTCGCCGTCCAAGGTGGTCTCCGTCACTGTCGTGGACGCTCAGGCGCGGGCTGCGCGTGTGGTCGTCCCGGACTTCCAGTTGTCGCTGGCAATCGGCAAAGAGGGGCAAAATGCCCGTCTTGCTGCGCGCTTGACGGGATGGCGAATCGACATTCGCAGTGACGCCGCTCCGGGCCCGGATGCGGCTGACGGACCCGCAGCGACCAGCCATTGA
- a CDS encoding ferritin-like domain-containing protein: MTMPTAAEGPSLADALATEHAAVFAYGVVAAFSDPTRATQVAADAAAHRARRDSLTDTLTAAGLTAPAAAAGYTLPFPVVDPITAAQLAAQTEADIAVAWRAVVEHGETEDTRSLGVAALTDAAIREANWRVALGTDPVTDPFPGQP; the protein is encoded by the coding sequence ATGACCATGCCTACGGCGGCCGAGGGCCCGAGCCTGGCCGACGCCCTAGCCACAGAACACGCAGCGGTGTTCGCCTACGGAGTGGTCGCGGCATTCTCCGATCCGACCCGAGCGACGCAGGTGGCCGCCGATGCCGCCGCGCACCGGGCCCGTCGTGACTCGTTGACCGACACACTGACCGCAGCCGGGTTGACCGCCCCCGCCGCAGCAGCGGGCTACACCCTGCCGTTCCCCGTTGTCGATCCGATCACCGCCGCCCAGCTGGCTGCCCAGACCGAAGCAGACATCGCAGTCGCCTGGCGAGCCGTGGTCGAGCACGGTGAGACGGAGGACACCCGCTCGCTCGGCGTCGCGGCACTCACCGACGCGGCAATCAGAGAAGCCAACTGGCGCGTTGCGCTCGGCACCGACCCTGTCACGGACCCTTTTCCCGGCCAGCCCTGA